The sequence GAGGTAAGAGCTGGATTGTCCAGGGTCAAGGGCTCACCACCAGATATGTTGAAAAACTAAATGAAAGAACACAATTTTGAATGGGacagaaaaagaacaaaattCCGTGGTTTAAAGGGTCACTCAACTTTTTGTGTTATGATTTTACCCATTTTACCTGAGATGGGGAGAATGGTAGGCCTTTGACAGGGGTGTTTTTTGGTGAGATTCCACTGTTGTCTATGAAAGGGCCACAGTTCCTTTCATCTGCAGGGGACTGATCCCCtctgtctcttctcttctttctCATAATAAACGGTGGTGGAGTGCTGAACCTGTTCATGCAGGTGTTGGAGAGAGTTACAGACTTGCCTTGGTTCACAGCAGCACACTGTCTGCTCATCTCTGGGACAGCGGGAGCATTTATTGGGTAGCCAAGGCTTTCTGTGCTCCTATTCACTGTTGGACAAACCCCATTGGAGTTAGTGGGCTTTGGGGAGGGGCCTACCTCAGAGAGATCAAAGCTGGTCACATCACTCCAAGCCATAGGATCCTGCAGCATCAAAAGCCACATACAGAATATTTCAAAGATTTCTTCCTTATCATTATGTGTCTtgttaaatatgcatttttagatatccttttttactattcttaTATGTCTATAGAAAGCTCTACAGATTTTGGCAGAATATTAATGGCTGCCATTGATAAAATTCTGTGCCtgtgttttaatgcattaaacatttggCTAACTTGATAATGCTTTAAGCAACTATCAAGAATATAGCACTCTCATTTGTTTTCACTCACAATCAACCCAGAAAATGTGTGCCTATTCTGTGTAGGCCTATCAGTAAACAGTATTGCAATCAACACCATTTACAGTAATCAGCatgaaaaaaacaatgcaaagacTGTGAACTTATAGCATTTTTTTTGCATCTGATAAACTCAGCATAACAAACTACTATACATAGAACAGTGTTTTACTATGCTTACAGAGTCTATGAGCTCCATAGTCTCTGCAAAATCTGGTATGGTCTCTAGAGTGGACAGCACAGCGCTGGCCTCAGCAGCCAAGAACTTGCTAGGAGAGACAGGCAGAGACATAGCAGCAGACTGGCCCTCCTCTAAACGACACAGCTCGCCTCTTCTATCATCCAAACTCTCTGTGGTGGTGACAGTATCATCATGGAGGCTGTCTGACCAGCTGGAGTAACTCTCTGGATTCTGCACAGGACCAAACCATTAAGGTCAGCATGAGGAGTTAATGATTTAAGGGATGGGGGGTCACAAACTCAATCTGAGCCAACAAAACTGATTTCACTTATCATATGTAATATCTGAAATTTATATTACCTTGTTAAAATCTATGTTAAACATTCATTATATTAACAGTGTCATAAAGAAGAGAAGCTTTTCTCCATGGCAGTGTTATGGTGCATGCTTTctaaacattttcagtgaaactaaataattaaagacataaatttTCACATAACCTACAAAAATGGTATTTAGAACAACTTGAATAAACTCTGGAAAACACTGAGGAAGCATAGTCAGCAATTCCCTGACAATGTATTCTAATCAGGCATGGCACGTTTGcagccaatgagatttcactgtgggcgggGCTACCCAACAACAAATTTAGAAACCAAGTGACAGACTAAACATCTTGTCGCTGCTCATTAGGACAACTCAAAATAATACGGAAGagatgtaattaattactttacgttacgcctggttaggacacagtgtaatgACAATTATGGATGAAAGCAGTGTGAAATATATGATAAAATGGTCATTTATCATAATAAGCATAAAAGTTAATAATacttatttattgtaataataatatttgataatacattttttttaattactttatttcaatacatataataaatgtaaatatacaaaatgatttttttttagggctgggaaatttaacgcgttaatttcagcgattaatagttgactaatgcgttttcacttcctgaaacttcactaatatttttacccacttcctgtggctaaaatttgcataaatacatttccaGAAGGTACACGCTCGACTTGACTGCACATACTAGCAcaaaaactgattgtgtggatcAGTGCACGCTTATAAACACGGAAGCAGATTTACTGCatggagacttcacccacaaGCGTGAGTCAGGTTCACATCGGCCAAAAAcattcactcactgtcatctgaatcaGTCAGTGTCAAAAGCGCAATCGCGCAAGAGACCCAGCTTGTGCGTGATAGAGACTGAATGACAGCCAGCGAAATTAAtggttttaagattttaaatttcagcaaattgaacttcagcattcaatttgttttgtatctgtatgtatagtgtctaataatgcaatgTTAATGTACACTTAAgattatcttgccaataaagcttggtATGAATTTAATCTGACCATTTGATCCTATTGTCCACTGGAAAATGCCAGATGATtatgcccaacttttaattatagcatgtccactgattttatggcatgtatacacatacttgtatcaaagatttatacctgtaaaaatgtgtctaattaactctatctgcaaaaaatgaacattttaacatgtttatatttaaataattaaaataactgatGACTAAGCGATTTCatgcaagttctttgagataaaatataaaataactatttattatattttaattttaatgtacTATAATTAATCgagattaatcacagaaaactgtgcgattaattagttttaaaaaaataaacaattcacagtcctatttttattttacaatttactgTATCATATTTCATTCTATTTACATagattatatttatttgaatttattattaatttatgagATAAATCGTAATAAGAAGAACATGTTTATAGtgaatataataattcaaataataaaataaaagtaaaaataaaataataaaaataacagtacCGGGGTAGAAAAACTATCTTTTTTATAGCTAAACTTCTACCCGGTCACTTTCATGCTGAGGTCTACAGGAAGGTGTGAGTCAGGGAGGCAGTGAAGATGGGCGAGTTTTATTAAGCATAGCTGGAAATGAGGGTATGAGGGAGTAAGATGTGAATGGAGACAGCTGATGGGATCTATAGCGCACTTCACTACGAGCACACACAGTGTCTCTTACACGAGGGCCCGAATGTCTTCTGACTTCACTCTCAGCTGACATTAGCAACAGCTCTAGCTCCTTaattcttttctctttctctgggTCGTCGTGGCACGGCTGTGAGGAAGAAGAACGGGGAGGAAGAGGCGGAAAGAGAGACGGAGACACAACAGTTTACTGACAATTTCACGAGACTTTACGAGGCCTGAATTTCGCCATGCCAAGCTACTCTGGATTCAGATGCGGATGTACTTAGGATACATTGCATTAAATTTACTACATTAGATTTTTGCCAATACATTTTAGAATGTAATTTATGATCTGTAAAAATTGGTAAAATGGCATTGGTGAAATTCAGATATAGACCAGTTTAACACACCACATCACACACATGCAGATTAAAGTTATATAAACACAAACAGTAATATGAGTTGATTGTTTAAtttaaagagacagacagactttTGAAAGCGGAAAGTTCATAGATACAGAGGAGATTGGAGCATGCCGTGAGAACTGCACCATGGGACTTACCGACACAAAGCTTAAGACCTCGACAGTAATGTTGTCCATACACTGGCCCCTTTGTGAACCATATGGGTATCTGTGCTGCTGCTGATCACAAGCAACATGAAAGGATGAAATGAAGtatgtttaattaattttagCCACGCATGATTCTGACATTTATTATGTCATTATGTCAACTATAATCTGTGAAATGTAATCATTGGTCACAAGTTTTCAATAaacttaacttttaaaaagtacatattaTATGAACAGATAAAAATAAAGCATCACTGTGTACTGTAGGTTATCACCTGTGATTGGCCGCTCAGGATCAGTTGATTCTGTTCGTGTGGATATTCCACCACTTGGCTGGCTTTGGTCTGTTTCTTCTGGCCAGGGTCACTGCCGTAGCTCTTACTGCCCTCCTGCAAGTAGCCCTCATGTTCTACCTTTCTGCGCATGGTGGAGTTCCAATGATTCTTAATGGAGTTGTCTGTCCTATAAGAGTTCAGTAAATTAAAGGTCAATCTCTTAACTAGACAAGAAGACTGTAATTCTATTTTTCTTCTGACTTAATTATGCATAGGTTTAGTCAGATCTGGGTCTTGGTGCCAAAAAGCTCATTGTACCTTCCAGGCAGCAGCTTTGAAATCTCAGCCCAGCGGTTGCCCAGGCGTTTATGAGCTTCATAGATAATGCAATCTTCTTCCTGAGTCCATGAGGATTTCTTTACTTCTGGGTTGAGGTGATTGTGCCAGCGCTCCCGGCACTGTTTGCCTATGCGGCCCTGTAAGTGCTTGGCAATCACTGACCACCGTTTGGGACCGTACTTATGAACTAGCTCGATCACCTGTGGAGGTGTATGGCAGTCAGTTGATCAAAATTAAGGTATTCTCCACCATTTTACTCCTTATGTGATCTAATACGAAAAGTAAAAACCGTGTTCTAAAATCTGCAAGCTAGAAATTGAGTAAGAATCTTGAACTTATAAAAAAGTAAATcctggtctaaaaaaaaaaagaagctaaagtgtgtaatttgtgcACCACTTCTGTCACCAAACaggactgcaaaaataatgattgcttTTAGATTGTCAGGCTggccaggatgctcaaacaaacagagaaatgttttgatattgccacagagccacagtcttTACACTTTTTAGGTACCTAAAACCTACAATTGGCTGACTCATAGTTGTctgtgcatattaagctgggatagagtAAAGTATACTTtaacacttcaactttaaataaGAACTAAACTCTCTAAAGATTGTACAATTCCATCATAGCACACGTACAAGTGCTGAACAAAATAACAAACACCTTCCAATATATTAATATCAAGGACCTAATTAGGAGGAAAGCAACCCAGTGCATTTAGGACAGTCATTCCTGAATGCTTTCATACAAATGAAAAGCATATAGTAGGATACAACACCATGCTTCTAGTTCTTTGGATGATAGAAGAGGAGGAAAacaacttttgcacagtgctcTAAAACTCCAAGAATGGTTCAAGTCATCCGACAATATTATCCCTCTCAATCCTTCCTTTTCTTCCATCTATCCATCTCTGTCTTCCTCTGAGGACACAGAACACCCAGCTCGTCTTACCCTCTGATCCTCCTCTTTTGTCCAGGGTCCTTTCACCAGCTCCGGGTTGAGCACCTTTTGCCAACGGTGCTGACATTGACCATCTGTTCTTGTCTGTCAAAGTGCAACAAAATCCCACATCAACACCTGCAGCTAGTACACACAAACCTATAATAACATCTTTACAAACATACTGGCCTGTCACTGTTAATGAAACATTCATTTACTTCCAACCATAATAGTTCTGTTGAAATTCAAACCATTGAAATCTCTCCACTGTAACACTGCAACCATGTCATCCTATCCATAGTTGTTTGTTACGTGTCTTATTTTggatgcattttgtttttatactACATAAAACAGATACATTTGTAGCtaattttaaaatcctttaaaagaTACATGATTCTTCCATAAAGAGATattaacatatatactgtataataataaatatgtgacTTCAATGCTGCACCAAGTTTAAGATTTATACTGCAAATACACTTATCTAAAAGCACTATTGAAATACCTCAAACACTTTCCCCTTAAGTCTGATTCAAAAAGTTACTTACTGGGAAAAAATTTGCTATTAATTTCCAAGCGTCAGTTCCATGTTGCTCAACAAGTTTCTTTAGCTTCTCATCCTGTGTGTAAAAACAGAAGTCATAACTTTTTTCATCTCAGATAGTAGTCTGTTGTGTTAGCAGTGCTTACAGCACTTTAGTAGGTCCCACCCTACCCCTTTTACTATACAAAACCCAGTGAGTTTGGAAATATTACACCATGTGAGACCTAAAATAGTACATGATAAACTCTCTTTCCAGTGAGctagaattaaagggatagttcatccaaaaatgaaaattctcccatcatttactcattccatcccagatgtgtatgactttctttcatctgcagaacacaaacaaaggtttttagaagaatatctcagctctgtaggtccataccttgcaagtgaatggtgatcagcacttaaagctccgaaaagcacagacagtcattgtaaaagtaatctatacgactccagtggcttaatcaatgtcttctgaagcaaatcaatcactttaggtgagaaacagatcaatatttcaataattttcagaatgtgaaagtggatatttaaagtgaaaaaggaacacaaatattgatcagtttctcaaccacatctattatattgcttctgaagacatgaagtAGTCTTATACCTATCAGTCTTACGATCTTACACATTGCACTCCAAGCAATGTTCATATATAAGTGCTGGCAGAAAGAAAAATCCAATGATGACTTGTACTGGCTTATTCCATCACCTTTCCCGGTTCTGTGGAATGGAGGTCTATAAAGAGGACATAAGGGAAAACTCTGCAGGCTGAAAAATGACACCGTAAGACATGTGTGGTGAGAGACACTGTCCTGTCACGGCTAATCCCACCAAGGATATATGATGGGCCCCTCAAGCCTTCTGGTTAAATGAGAATGGGCTCTTTGCTGATTGGATTAAAGTCTACAGTTAGGCAATGTGAGATTAAGAGTACATTAAGGAGAGAGAGTGCCTGGGATTCATTTAAGAGTTTCTGGATTCAGATCTATATGCATGTTGAGTCTAACTGTTCTTTGGAATCCAATAGCTCACATATCCAACTGATAATTGACCTGTATCATCTtttttggatttaaccactagagtcgtatggattacttttatgctgccttgatgtgatttttggagcttgaaaggtctggtcaccattcacatgcattgttaggacctacaatttttctaaaaatctttgtttgtgttcagcagaagaaagaaagccatactcatcagggatggcatgagggtgagtaaattatgagagaattttcatttttgggtgaattatcccttcaaTATAGACatgaaaatgcaaaatgcaaacacaaacataaaGTACCTCGTCCCGGGACCATTTCATTTTGCAAAGGGTCTTTTTTGAATTTTTGGGGTCTCTGATGTCAGGGTCTGTAGAATGACGTTCATCATCCTCATCTTCACTGCAggcatgaaacacaaaaacagagaatttagaaaatgaagaaaaaaaacggACTATTAAGCAGAAAAGCAATACCACATTTTTTGTCTAAtcagaattatatatttttttttaatagaagcCATTACACTCATACTGTCTGGAAGAAAACATTTAACAGACAAGCATGATCACTCATCTGCAAATACAAGACCCAAACAGTTTAGAAAAGCAGCCAACTCGTTAAACAGGACATGCCAGAGTGTAATTAGTCTACAAGCATGCAATACAAGCTACAAAACTGAATTCAAGCATGAGTCTATTACAAAGGTTTCCACATaaatatataactttttatatttatctgtttatgtGGTTTTATTTCCATTATTATAAAATCCATGACAGCAagttttacatgtttattttatgtccACATGTAATCCAAAGTGACAATGGTTTTGCCCAAGACTTAAGTCTTTAGGAATGCCTTGTTGTTTGGTAACATTTCACCCAAGCAGTGAGGTAGACAGTATTTACAACACCATGTATGGGATAGATAATTCTCCCCAGGATACCAGGGCACAAACTTAATGGAAAACCATTTATCCAACGCTGAAGGTGAATATCAACACATAAACCAAGCTAAAAGGTTTTTTATAAAGCAAGAAAATGATCAAGAAGTCTAATCATAAAGGAAATGTGCCACAGCATACAGAGTCTACCCAGAAGCATTGCTTCAGTCTTAAATTGCAAACTCCAATGTTGTGAGGCAGTGTGTTTAGGTGTCTTTTAGGCCAAAGTCCAACTCTGACTGATGTGGTACAAATATGGAAGTTCAAAATCCTTCTAGCTTCGAGTGTGCAACACAGAGGCTGGTTTCACATTGGCTCTCAGTATTACCATCCTATGAAAGAAGTGTTTCAGTCAAAAACCATGCAAATTGGATGTTTATGATCTCCACCCTCCAGGAAGGGGTGAGGTGATGAACAAGCCCGTTTTACTTCAGAAGTGCCTTGCTTGCATAATTTATGCAGGCCAAAGTAAAGCTCAGCCAGTGAAAGCGCGCGGACAGGATCTGCACGAATCTACTCAGTCAGATTAAGGTCTGCATCTGGTCTCTTTTTAAAATTAAGTTCAGGCTTGAACTTCCATCAATGTATGGCACAGAAATTTACCAACCCCAAATCAACAGCCGTAGAGAGAGGCAAGAGAGTTAAGGGAGGATgcacaaacaaaaactaaaaatgttcatTAATCCATAAATAACATCATGGTCATGTTTGAGTCATTTGGGCACTACAAGCTCCGTGTCACTTTCCTTTATAAACCTCATAATTTGGAAAATCTGACTCGCATAGTTTTATGAACCAAACTAGATGTGAATTACAAGTGTTCACGTGCCTAGCATTACATGTAAGATGAATATGCCTACATTCCTCATTAACTTTATTCCTTTGgtgaattttaaatattattataaataataaatataattattattatattcaattatcattaataatacaaaataataatctaaattggtattattactattttaataCACAATAATATAGAGTTCAACATTTCTTATGTACTTCTGTATAAAAATAACTTAAGTTGCAACTTATATTTAATTTCCAATAGCGGtcttatacactgtaaaaaaaaacactttgcctCCTACATCCCTCAAAATGAGGGAGAATTCTAATATTTTAAgctttttcttatgttttatgtaaGCGTATGGGCAACCTTATACAAAGTCTTACAAAGGGTAACAGGCAAATGAGTTAATATTGATTATGTGATTTAATAATCTACTTCATAAATCATGTTTGTGGTCTGTATATCTTGTGTAATGACCATACAGGCTGCAGAGCTCTCTCTTCTAAATAATCAACATTTGCCAGCTGCTGCTGTCTCCACAATCCCCCTACTTTGTTATCACTCTCACTTGTAGATTAATTAGAatttttcagttcattttttaccacttttgtttacttttttgccTAAATTTACTTCAGTTTATATAATAGCCGGTTAGCATGCTAGTTAACTCTTGCTGTGCTGATCAATAGAGAATAAGCACGCTAAGGTTAGCATTTTAGATAACTCACACCATTTATGTTAACATTAGACTCTGTGGGTAAAGacttattattataattgaaagaactttcagtttttactttttttcccccctaaaaGCCGATCAGTCTTTGGATCGTGATCAAACTTGCGAGTCAGCAGGTGCGACTGATGTGATGTGTCACAAGGATCTGTCTGTCATATGTTAAATATAATCGTTTATTGATGTTTTATTTGATCTTTCGCAAGGGAATTCtcaattattgttattgttttgaGCTTAAACGTTGTCATGGCAATTTCCGTTCTGAAATAAAACACCGATTTTAGCTACATTTGTCATGAAACTCAATGTACGACATCCCGATGTTGTGTGAGAAAAAGTATCAACATATGACTTGTACATGTATACAAGATCAATAATTTCCAGTAACATTCATCGATATtgctttaaatgtatatttagttTACCAACCAATGAATAAGAATGATTCATCATCTCACCTGCGAGACTTCATATTGGCCATGTCAACTGTGTTCAAGCCCAGTTCTTTTCAAAGGACGATTTGTTACAAATATCCACTGTTGCAAATCTCCTTTTGATCAAAACACACAGCGATCTCAAGCACACTGACATTTATCCACACATGCCACTGTCACATGTGTCCGATCTTTTCACCGTGAGAAGCTTCGGATCCGTGGGAGCAGCACAAGAGTCACAtcacaataaatatattaaaaagaaaaatatcctTCCAAAAACacctattattaaataataatagtatcGATGTTACTTCCAATGCAATCTCAAAATGGTAAAGGAAGAAAATCCAGAAGCATATCTCTGTGTTAGTCTAGCCCGCCTTGAACATACACACCCCTCTGTACTGTCACTCAAGCTCTCAGCGCGTGTGTTTTTTTCCACTCattcttgtttcatttttttgtccATCCCGCCGAATCTCGCGCCCAGCCTCCTTCCGGAAACGGGTTTGAATCAGCGCACGCGGCCTCGCCGCTGATTGGACTA comes from Myxocyprinus asiaticus isolate MX2 ecotype Aquarium Trade chromosome 41, UBuf_Myxa_2, whole genome shotgun sequence and encodes:
- the LOC127431943 gene encoding myb-related protein A-like; translated protein: MANMKSRSEDEDDERHSTDPDIRDPKNSKKTLCKMKWSRDEDEKLKKLVEQHGTDAWKLIANFFPTRTDGQCQHRWQKVLNPELVKGPWTKEEDQRVIELVHKYGPKRWSVIAKHLQGRIGKQCRERWHNHLNPEVKKSSWTQEEDCIIYEAHKRLGNRWAEISKLLPGRTDNSIKNHWNSTMRRKVEHEGYLQEGSKSYGSDPGQKKQTKASQVVEYPHEQNQLILSGQSQQQHRYPYGSQRGQCMDNITVEVLSFVSPCHDDPEKEKRIKELELLLMSAESEVRRHSGPRNPESYSSWSDSLHDDTVTTTESLDDRRGELCRLEEGQSAAMSLPVSPSKFLAAEASAVLSTLETIPDFAETMELIDSDPMAWSDVTSFDLSEVGPSPKPTNSNGVCPTVNRSTESLGYPINAPAVPEMSRQCAAVNQGKSVTLSNTCMNRFSTPPPFIMRKKRRDRGDQSPADERNCGPFIDNSGISPKNTPVKGLPFSPSQFFNISGGEPLTLDNPALTSTPVCGQKCLHNTPHQRETTPKHQKENAGFRTPKIHKNSMVHTPRTPTPFKNALAAQEKMHGPLSIVPQPLALLEEDIREVLKEETGSDIFTQEQNQLQCISYEQIEAPARKVRKSLMLDSWEKDCLNVQLFPQQKINNGLSHNDGLLTRSMLMMPLTEREENSCFPGSLKDSLSMVCSLSPQIKREAMTQRSPPYQTPPLQANNEWEAVVFGKTEDQLIMTEQARRYLNTNTAICISRALVL